In a single window of the Solea senegalensis isolate Sse05_10M linkage group LG1, IFAPA_SoseM_1, whole genome shotgun sequence genome:
- the cdv3 gene encoding protein CDV3 homolog isoform X2 produces the protein MADVPTEKSLDDFFAKRDKKKKKEKGKGKESAAAPASAAMKKLKKEKEKSVKNESQDAQIEKDEEWKEFEQKEVDYSGLRLQALQISDEREEEDYEKEEVGEDGEIIVVSGDKVSGPWNKSGAAPPPAAPAEEVEVPESKPAGVYRPPGARLTTSKRGPSQGPPEIFSDTQFPSLLATAKHVETRKDREMEKTFEVVKHKNRGREETGGASMQHLQLDNQFAILGDK, from the exons ATGGCGGACGTACCGACGGAGAAGAGCCTGGACGATTTTTTTGCCAAACgggataaaaagaagaagaaagagaaagggaaggGGAAAGAGTCCGCTGCCGCCCCTGCGTCTGCTGCGATGAAAAAGCtcaagaaggagaaggagaagtcGGTGAAAAACGAGAGCCAAGACGCGCAAATCGAGAAG GACGAGGAATGGAAAGAGTTTGAGCAGAAAGAAGTGGATTACAGTGGACTGCGACTCCAGGCTCTACAGATAAG TgacgagagagaggaagaggactATGAGAAGGAGGAGGTCGGCGAGGATGGAGAGATCATCGTGGTCAGTGGAGACAAAGTGTCCGGCCCCTGGAACAAATCTggagctgctcctcctcctgctgctccagcaG AGGAAGTAGAGGTGCCTGAGTCAAAGCCTGCTGGTGTATATCGCCCTCCAGGGGCTCGACTGACCACCAGCAAACGAGGGCCAAGCCAGGGCCCTCCTGAGAtcttcagtgacacacagtttCCCTCTCTACTGGCCACTGCCAAGCATGTGGAGACACGCAA ggacagagagatggagaagacCTTTGAGGTGGTGAAACACAAGAACCGTGGCAGAGAGGAAACCGGCGGCGCCTCCATGCAGCACTTGCAGCTTGACAACCAGTTCGCCATCCTGGGGGACAAGTAG
- the cdv3 gene encoding protein CDV3 homolog isoform X1, with amino-acid sequence MADVPTEKSLDDFFAKRDKKKKKEKGKGKESAAAPASAAMKKLKKEKEKSVKNESQDAQIEKEDEEWKEFEQKEVDYSGLRLQALQISDEREEEDYEKEEVGEDGEIIVVSGDKVSGPWNKSGAAPPPAAPAEEVEVPESKPAGVYRPPGARLTTSKRGPSQGPPEIFSDTQFPSLLATAKHVETRKDREMEKTFEVVKHKNRGREETGGASMQHLQLDNQFAILGDK; translated from the exons ATGGCGGACGTACCGACGGAGAAGAGCCTGGACGATTTTTTTGCCAAACgggataaaaagaagaagaaagagaaagggaaggGGAAAGAGTCCGCTGCCGCCCCTGCGTCTGCTGCGATGAAAAAGCtcaagaaggagaaggagaagtcGGTGAAAAACGAGAGCCAAGACGCGCAAATCGAGAAG GAGGACGAGGAATGGAAAGAGTTTGAGCAGAAAGAAGTGGATTACAGTGGACTGCGACTCCAGGCTCTACAGATAAG TgacgagagagaggaagaggactATGAGAAGGAGGAGGTCGGCGAGGATGGAGAGATCATCGTGGTCAGTGGAGACAAAGTGTCCGGCCCCTGGAACAAATCTggagctgctcctcctcctgctgctccagcaG AGGAAGTAGAGGTGCCTGAGTCAAAGCCTGCTGGTGTATATCGCCCTCCAGGGGCTCGACTGACCACCAGCAAACGAGGGCCAAGCCAGGGCCCTCCTGAGAtcttcagtgacacacagtttCCCTCTCTACTGGCCACTGCCAAGCATGTGGAGACACGCAA ggacagagagatggagaagacCTTTGAGGTGGTGAAACACAAGAACCGTGGCAGAGAGGAAACCGGCGGCGCCTCCATGCAGCACTTGCAGCTTGACAACCAGTTCGCCATCCTGGGGGACAAGTAG
- the tmem108 gene encoding transmembrane protein 108 isoform X1: MKTSLQVLRCQLLSVLAFLALPAALVSSAQELHLSQMSRDSVSMAAAHSNPLSPPATPYLDSHQEGSSSGEQSYKGSTQPTNIILPTGVLYPSTRLHTTSHVLEEPPVHDTVTPNTESWVNQPQDMASAPRGDPNPLALMSSSGLVGGDTFAAQHIGPQKLSVNEPTDPSHHLPDLHSPSIYLSSLSSDHALGLKLWGHPRDVSQLAARHTITAREVHPTSESPTGELTVETGSAPPLENPSENQTSTVSTPTLSTEQSLKTPDPTVVSNNHSASNESTTAEGHVEVFRGNVTDNPPLGQQIGNLTTHVSLLLNSSAVEEVPAKGNTSEASSTASKNFLNKQGPATTQEPWTPDNSSDPTANSPPARMTICLSRMDFVWIVLAISVPVSSCSVLLTVCCMRRKKKSSSHENNLSYWNNAITMDYFSRHAVELPREIHTLESEDHDSCLPPNGDYSGSSMVLVNPFCQETLFINREKASAI; encoded by the exons ATGAAGACGAGCCTGCAGGTCCTGCGCTGCCAGCTGCTGA GTGTTCTAGCATTTCTAGCACTGCCAGCGGCACTGGTGTCGTCAGCACAGGAGCTGCACCTCAGTCAGATGTCCCGGGACTCTGTTTCCATGGCAGCTGCACATAGCAACCCCCTTTCTCCCCCCGCTACACCCTACCTTGACTCGCATCAGGAAGGCTCCAGTAGCGGAGAGCAGTCATACAAAGGAAGTACTCAACCTACAAATATCATCCTTCCTACTGGTGTCCTCTACCCTTCAACCAGGCTTCACACCACCAGCCATGTTCTTGAAGAACCTCCCGTTCATGACACTGTCACTCCAAACACTGAAAGCTGGGTTAATCAGCCCCAAGACATGGCATCTGCTCCCAGAGGAGATCCAAACCCTCTGGCTCTTATGTCCAGCTCTGGCTTAGTTGGAGGAGATACATTTGCTGCACAGCACATCGGTCCACAGAAGTTGAGTGTGAACGAGCCCACTGACCCCAGTCATCATCTCCCAGATCTACATTCCCCCTCAATATACCTGTCATCGCTCAGTAGTGACCATGCTCTTGGTCTGAAACTCTGGGGGCATCCGCGAGATGTTTCCCAGTTGGCTGCACGCCACACCATCACCGCGAGGGAGGTTCATCCTACAAGCGAGTCCCCCACAGGTGAGCTGACAGTAGAGACAGGGTCTGCTCCTCCACTCGAGAACCCATCAGAGAATCAAACTTCCACTGTGTCCACCCCAACTCTGTCCACTGAGCAGAGCCTCAAAACACCGGATCCCACAGTCGTCTCAAACAACCACTCGGCATCCAATGAGTCCACCACCGCCGAGGgccatgttgaggttttccGGGGTAACGTCACAGACAATCCCCCTCTTGGGCAGCAGATAGGGAATTTAACTACACATGTTTCGCTGCTCTTGAACAGCAGTGCAGTCGAGGAGGTGCCAGCTAAGGGGAACACTTCAGAGGCCTCTTCCACAGCCAGCAAGAACTTCCTAAACAAGCAGGGTCCTGCGACCACCCAGGAACCCTGGACTCCCGACAACAGCTCAGACCCCACCGCCAACTCCCCGCCCGCCCGCATGACTATCTGCTTGAGCCGGATGGACTTTGTGTGGATCGTGCTTGCCATCAGTGTGCCTGTATCCTCATGTT CCGTGCTGCTGACTGTGTGCTgcatgaggaggaagaagaagtcgTCCAGTCATGAGAACAACCTCAGTTACTGGAACAACGCCATCACCATGGACTACTTCAGCCGGCACGCCGTGGAGCTGCCcagagaaatacacacactggAGAGTGAG GACCATGACTCCTGTCTACCCCCTAATGGAGACTACAGTGGCAGCAGCATGGTCCTGGTTAATCCTTTCTGCCAGGAGACGCTCTTCATCAACAGAGAAAAAGCCTCTGCCATCTAG
- the tmem108 gene encoding transmembrane protein 108 isoform X2, which yields MKTSLQVLRCQLLSVLAFLALPAALVSSAQELHLSQMSRDSVSMAAAHSNPLSPPATPYLDSHQEGSSSGEQSYKGSTQPTNIILPTGVLYPSTRLHTTSHVLEEPPVHDTVTPNTESWVNQPQDMASAPRGDPNPLALMSSSGLVGGDTFAAQHIGPQKLSVNEPTDPSHHLPDLHSPSIYLSSLSSDHALGLKLWGHPRDVSQLAARHTITAREVHPTSESPTGELTVETGSAPPLENPSENQTSTVSTPTLSTEQSLKTPDPTVVSNNHSASNESTTAEGHVEVFRGNVTDNPPLGQQIGNLTTHVSLLLNSSAVEEVPAKGNTSEASSTASKNFLNKQGPATTQEPWTPDNSSDPTANSPPARMTICLSRMDFVWIVLAISVPVSSCSVLLTVCCMRRKKKSSSHENNLSYWNNAITMDYFSRHAVELPREIHTLESEASGEGS from the exons ATGAAGACGAGCCTGCAGGTCCTGCGCTGCCAGCTGCTGA GTGTTCTAGCATTTCTAGCACTGCCAGCGGCACTGGTGTCGTCAGCACAGGAGCTGCACCTCAGTCAGATGTCCCGGGACTCTGTTTCCATGGCAGCTGCACATAGCAACCCCCTTTCTCCCCCCGCTACACCCTACCTTGACTCGCATCAGGAAGGCTCCAGTAGCGGAGAGCAGTCATACAAAGGAAGTACTCAACCTACAAATATCATCCTTCCTACTGGTGTCCTCTACCCTTCAACCAGGCTTCACACCACCAGCCATGTTCTTGAAGAACCTCCCGTTCATGACACTGTCACTCCAAACACTGAAAGCTGGGTTAATCAGCCCCAAGACATGGCATCTGCTCCCAGAGGAGATCCAAACCCTCTGGCTCTTATGTCCAGCTCTGGCTTAGTTGGAGGAGATACATTTGCTGCACAGCACATCGGTCCACAGAAGTTGAGTGTGAACGAGCCCACTGACCCCAGTCATCATCTCCCAGATCTACATTCCCCCTCAATATACCTGTCATCGCTCAGTAGTGACCATGCTCTTGGTCTGAAACTCTGGGGGCATCCGCGAGATGTTTCCCAGTTGGCTGCACGCCACACCATCACCGCGAGGGAGGTTCATCCTACAAGCGAGTCCCCCACAGGTGAGCTGACAGTAGAGACAGGGTCTGCTCCTCCACTCGAGAACCCATCAGAGAATCAAACTTCCACTGTGTCCACCCCAACTCTGTCCACTGAGCAGAGCCTCAAAACACCGGATCCCACAGTCGTCTCAAACAACCACTCGGCATCCAATGAGTCCACCACCGCCGAGGgccatgttgaggttttccGGGGTAACGTCACAGACAATCCCCCTCTTGGGCAGCAGATAGGGAATTTAACTACACATGTTTCGCTGCTCTTGAACAGCAGTGCAGTCGAGGAGGTGCCAGCTAAGGGGAACACTTCAGAGGCCTCTTCCACAGCCAGCAAGAACTTCCTAAACAAGCAGGGTCCTGCGACCACCCAGGAACCCTGGACTCCCGACAACAGCTCAGACCCCACCGCCAACTCCCCGCCCGCCCGCATGACTATCTGCTTGAGCCGGATGGACTTTGTGTGGATCGTGCTTGCCATCAGTGTGCCTGTATCCTCATGTT CCGTGCTGCTGACTGTGTGCTgcatgaggaggaagaagaagtcgTCCAGTCATGAGAACAACCTCAGTTACTGGAACAACGCCATCACCATGGACTACTTCAGCCGGCACGCCGTGGAGCTGCCcagagaaatacacacactggAGAGTGAG GCATCAGGAGAGGGAAGCTGA